In Juglans regia cultivar Chandler chromosome 13, Walnut 2.0, whole genome shotgun sequence, the following proteins share a genomic window:
- the LOC108993977 gene encoding uncharacterized protein LOC108993977, protein MDKSWMNLSDRLKSNQYAEGVKQFLTQAENHAMGSGCIRCPCRICSNNIWLPISEVETHLFITGINPNYTNWIFHGDKDPFETVNNSDDSVEVSHQEEYIDDMDEMLGDFMESTFVDVASGNTTTPHEHQASPILGPAQTSAYEKLLNDARRPLFDGCKNFSQLSFIVKLLHIKTIGGWSIKSFDILLKLLRSAFPNVVLPHSYEESRSMERGLGFSYSKIHACPNDYILYWKQNSELNECPKCNTSRWMESTHKSRPIPQKVLRHFPLKPRLQRLYMSSKTAADMRWHKEQRAHDGINMRHPADSEAWITFDEEHRWFAKDARNVRLGLASDGFNPFNNMAKPYSIWPVILVPYNLPPWLCMKEAFFMTSLIIPGPKSPGNEIDVYLQPLVDELSNLWENGVATYDAFSEETFMLHAALLWTINDFPAYGNLSDWSTKWKLACPSCNLGTDSMWLTYGRKHTYMGHRRFLPLEHTWRKKKSIFNGKEDHRTPPTLLTGPELLGQLTSIGHVSFGKCSKKHKRTPEELNWTKKSIFFNLPYWSTLKFQHNLDVMHIEKKFATASWAR, encoded by the coding sequence ATGGACAAGAGTTGGATGAATTTGAGTGATAGActtaaatcaaatcaatatgcTGAAGGGGTTAAGCAGTTCCTTACACAGGCAGAAAACCACGCTATGGGAAGTGGTTGCATTCGGTGTCCATGTCGTAtatgttctaataatatttggTTACCTATAAGTGAGGTGGAAACCCACTTGTTCATTACAGGGATTAATCCCAACTACACCAactggatatttcatggggataAGGATCCATTCGAAACTGTCAACAATTCTGATGACAGTGTGGAGGTAAGTCATCAAGAAGAATATATTGATGACATGGATGAGATGTTGGGTGACTTTATGGAAAGCACATTCGTTGATGTGGCATCAGGCAATACTACAACTCCTCATGAACACCAAGCCTCTCCGATCCTTGGACCTGCACAAACCTCAGCATATGAGAAACTTTTAAACGATGCCCGACGACCACTATTTGATGGTTGTAAAAACTTTTCACAGCTCTCGTTCATCGTAAAGTTGCTGCACATTAAAACGATCGGGGGTTGGTCAATAAAGTCATTTGACATACTGCTTAAGTTGTTGAGGTCAGCATTTCCTAATGTTGTCTTGCCACACTCATACGAAGAGTCACGATCAATGGAACGGGGTTTGGGGTTCAGTTACTCAAAAATTCATGCATGTCCTAACGACTACATTTTATATTGGAAGCAAAATTCTGAGCTAAATGAGTGCCCTAAATGTAACACATCTAGGTGGATGGAATCAACACACAAAAGTCGCCCAATTCCTCAAAAGGTCTTACGACATTTCCCCTTGAAGCCAAGGTTGCAACGACTATATATGTCATCAAAGACGGCAGCTGAcatgagatggcataaagagcAACGAGCACATGATGGCATTAATATGCGGCATCCTGCTGATTCAGAGGCTTGGATAACatttgatgaagaacatagGTGGTTTGCTAAGGATGCTCGCAATGTACGACTGGGTCTAGCAAGTGATGGTTTCAACCCTTTCAATAATATGGCTAAACCTTACAGTATATGGCCAGTAATCCTCGTTCCGTATAACTTGCCGccgtggttatgcatgaaagaggCATTCTTTATGACGTCACTCATTATTCCTGGGCCAAAATCACCGGGGAATGAAATAGATGTGTACTTGCAACCATTGGTAGATGAATTGAGTAATCTTTGGGAAAATGGGGTTGCGACATATGATGCCTTTAGTGAAGAAACATTTATGCTACATGCTGCTCTATTGTGGACAATCAATGACTTTCCTGCATATGGTAACCTCTCTGACTGGTCAACAAAATGGAAATTAGCGTGTCCATCGTGCAATCTAGGCACAGATTCCATGTGGTTGACCTATGGTAGAAAGCATACATATATGGGGCATCGTCGATTCTTACCACTGGAACACacatggaggaaaaaaaaaagcattttcaATGGTAAAGAAGATCACCGCACACCTCCAACTTTGTTAACGGGACCAGAGTTACTCGGTCAACTAACTTCTATTGGACATGTGTCATTTGGGAAGTGCTCAAAGAAGCACAAACGCACTCCTgaagagttgaattggacaaaaaagagcattttcttcaatttgccATATTGGTCCACACTTAAGTTTCAACATAATCTAGACGTTATGCATATCGAGAAAAAATTTGCGACAGCATCTTGGGCACGTTGA
- the LOC108994016 gene encoding uncharacterized protein LOC108994016 has translation MALKIKTLVLLLLILIPLSGRMVEGFKDRMNPNHHSLYKDGNRMIMKYYYHSRKLQKLDSLLDYDDAGPNPKHEPNPRKNRPGGSRNP, from the exons ATGGCTCTTAAAATCAAGactcttgttcttcttctcctcatacTCATTCCCTTATCTG GCCGTATGGTTGAAGGCTTCAAGGATCGCATGAATCCCAATCATCACTCACTTTACAAG GATGGTAATCGAATGATCATGAAGTACTACTACCACTCGAGGAAGCTTCAAAAGCTTGATTCGCTGCTGGATTATGATGATGCAGGACCTAATCCCAAGCATGAACCTAATCCTAGGAAGAATAGACCTGGAGGTAGCAGGAACCCTTAA